A part of Mycolicibacterium sp. TUM20985 genomic DNA contains:
- a CDS encoding MarR family winged helix-turn-helix transcriptional regulator, translating to MSKSSRRPDLAAMLVPLVRELIAAEQPILDAHGLTMWGYVVLSALDTSSMRTQAALADAIGADKTRIIRTLDRLQDDGHIERQPDPDDRRVRLLAITKAGRAVKDAVQADIQRGEERWLGELDADERRVFLAVLRRLTRHQTA from the coding sequence GTGTCGAAGTCGTCCCGTCGCCCCGATCTCGCCGCGATGCTCGTGCCGCTGGTAAGGGAGCTGATCGCCGCCGAGCAGCCGATCCTCGACGCGCACGGGCTCACGATGTGGGGGTACGTGGTGCTCTCTGCCCTGGACACGTCGTCGATGCGCACCCAGGCCGCCCTCGCCGACGCGATCGGCGCCGACAAGACGCGCATCATCCGCACCCTCGACCGCCTGCAGGACGACGGACACATCGAGCGTCAGCCCGACCCCGACGACCGCCGCGTGCGCCTGCTGGCCATCACCAAAGCCGGCCGGGCCGTCAAGGATGCCGTCCAGGCCGACATTCAGCGGGGTGAGGAACGCTGGCTCGGCGAACTCGACGCCGATGAGCGGCGCGTGTTCCTGGCGGTGCTGCGTCGGCTGACCCGTCACCAGACCGCATGA
- a CDS encoding TIGR03086 family metal-binding protein — protein sequence MHTNTYELLPLHRVAVLASISVVDGVRLEDLTRPTPCAEWTLVDLLTHMTVQHRGFGFAARGFGGDQEIWRPETVLASVTADPAGTYAAAAHDALDAFATDGAADVEFVLPDFGGVKVPGVMAMGFHFVDYVAHGWDVAATLGVPFVLPTDVVDAVLPLVRAVPDGDFRDQPGAPFARAVEPAGAGDLDVVLRHLGRRPEWNQAYSTVTGAWSDQRNA from the coding sequence ATGCATACTAATACGTACGAACTCCTGCCCCTGCACCGCGTCGCCGTGCTGGCCTCCATCAGCGTGGTCGACGGCGTTCGACTGGAAGACCTGACCCGACCAACGCCGTGCGCCGAGTGGACGCTGGTCGACCTGCTGACGCACATGACCGTTCAACACCGCGGATTCGGCTTTGCGGCAAGGGGTTTCGGTGGCGACCAGGAAATCTGGCGACCGGAGACCGTGCTCGCCTCGGTCACCGCCGATCCAGCGGGCACCTACGCTGCGGCCGCGCACGACGCCTTGGACGCCTTCGCCACCGACGGTGCCGCCGACGTCGAATTCGTCCTACCCGACTTCGGCGGGGTGAAGGTACCCGGCGTGATGGCGATGGGGTTTCACTTCGTGGACTACGTCGCGCACGGCTGGGACGTCGCCGCGACACTAGGGGTCCCGTTCGTCCTACCGACCGACGTCGTCGACGCGGTGCTACCCCTCGTGCGGGCCGTGCCGGACGGCGACTTCCGCGACCAGCCCGGTGCACCGTTCGCGCGGGCCGTCGAACCCGCGGGTGCGGGTGATCTCGACGTCGTCCTGCGCCACCTGGGGCGGCGGCCGGAATGGAATCAGGCGTATTCGACGGTCACCGGTGCGTGGTCGGACCAGCGCAACGCGTAG
- a CDS encoding exodeoxyribonuclease III has translation MIVSTVNVNGIRAAVKERSSENRGLLPWLAASHADVVRLQETRADDEQLAKSLAPALADGWHLASATAHVKGRNGVAVLSRQPITRTLIGPDGGEFAAHGRYLEVDIAGVTTASVYFPTGEADTDRQLEKERFMAAVAARMDVLRHDGRDAVVCGDWNIGHTENDIKAWKANRKKAGFLPAERQWLTDLLATGWVDVVRVLHPDVAGPYSWWSWRGRAFDTDAGWRIDYQLANRRLADRVVSARVERADAYALRWSDHAPVTVEYA, from the coding sequence GTGATCGTCAGCACCGTCAACGTCAACGGGATCCGCGCGGCCGTCAAGGAGCGCTCGTCCGAGAACCGCGGGCTGCTGCCCTGGCTTGCTGCGTCGCACGCCGACGTGGTGCGCCTGCAGGAGACCCGCGCCGATGACGAGCAGCTGGCCAAGTCGTTGGCACCCGCTCTGGCCGACGGCTGGCACCTCGCATCGGCGACGGCACACGTCAAGGGACGCAACGGCGTTGCGGTCCTGAGCCGCCAGCCGATCACCCGCACGCTCATCGGACCCGACGGCGGGGAGTTCGCCGCCCACGGCCGCTACCTCGAGGTCGACATCGCGGGCGTCACCACGGCCAGCGTCTACTTCCCCACGGGTGAGGCCGATACCGACCGGCAACTCGAGAAGGAACGCTTCATGGCCGCGGTCGCCGCCCGGATGGACGTGCTCCGCCACGACGGCCGCGACGCCGTGGTCTGTGGTGACTGGAACATCGGTCACACCGAGAACGACATCAAGGCGTGGAAGGCCAACCGCAAGAAGGCCGGGTTCTTGCCTGCCGAGCGGCAATGGCTCACCGACCTGCTGGCTACGGGCTGGGTGGACGTGGTTCGCGTGCTGCACCCCGACGTCGCGGGTCCGTACTCCTGGTGGTCTTGGCGCGGCCGGGCCTTCGACACCGACGCCGGATGGCGGATCGACTATCAGCTCGCCAATCGCCGGTTGGCCGACCGCGTCGTCTCGGCCAGGGTGGAGCGCGCCGACGCCTACGCGTTGCGCTGGTCCGACCACGCACCGGTGACCGTCGAATACGCCTGA
- a CDS encoding alpha/beta fold hydrolase: MTMRDPIHLGSGEPIVMLHPFLCSQAVWRTVAEQLADTGRYEVLAPTMLGHHGGRRAPSWFMDTSHLVDDVESRMDELGWDTAHIVGNSLGGWVGFELERRGRARSLTAIAPAGGWSQHSLTKYETVLKFLAGAPVLAAARLLGPRILDLPFAKRIATLAVSGPADGPSHADLVTLVEDATHCTAYFQLLMKTLRLSGLLGLAHVAIPTQLVLCEKDRVFPHPRGNKYLVDNLPAGTPVIRLEGLGHIPMLEAPGRITELIADFVAQHTEPQRQVPPAG, translated from the coding sequence ATGACGATGCGCGATCCGATCCACCTCGGTTCGGGAGAACCGATCGTGATGCTGCACCCCTTCCTCTGCTCGCAGGCGGTCTGGCGCACGGTCGCCGAGCAGTTGGCGGACACCGGGCGGTACGAGGTGCTGGCGCCCACGATGCTCGGCCACCACGGCGGACGTCGCGCACCGTCGTGGTTCATGGACACCTCCCACCTCGTCGACGACGTCGAGAGCCGGATGGACGAGCTGGGTTGGGACACCGCGCATATCGTCGGCAACTCCCTCGGCGGCTGGGTGGGCTTCGAGCTGGAGCGCCGCGGCCGGGCCCGCAGCCTCACCGCGATCGCGCCTGCGGGCGGCTGGTCGCAGCATTCGCTGACCAAGTACGAGACGGTGCTGAAGTTCCTGGCCGGTGCCCCCGTGCTCGCGGCAGCGCGGCTTCTGGGGCCACGCATCCTCGACCTTCCCTTCGCCAAGCGCATTGCGACCCTGGCCGTGAGCGGACCCGCCGACGGTCCCAGCCACGCCGATCTGGTCACGCTCGTCGAGGATGCGACCCACTGCACGGCCTACTTTCAGCTGTTGATGAAGACGCTGCGGCTCTCGGGACTGCTCGGACTCGCCCATGTGGCCATCCCCACCCAGCTGGTGCTGTGCGAGAAGGACAGGGTGTTCCCCCACCCGCGCGGCAACAAGTACCTCGTCGACAACCTGCCCGCAGGCACGCCGGTGATCCGGCTCGAGGGTCTGGGCCACATCCCGATGCTGGAGGCCCCCGGTCGCATCACGGAGCTGATCGCCGACTTCGTCGCTCAGCACACCGAGCCCCAGCGGCAGGTCCCGCCCGCCGGCTGA
- a CDS encoding NADP-dependent isocitrate dehydrogenase codes for MSKIKVEGTVVELDGDEMTRIIWKLIKDTLILPHLDVDLEYYDLGIEHRDETDDQVTIDAANAIKKHHVGVKCATITPDEARVEEFGLKQMWLSPNGTIRNILGGTIFRAPIVIKNVPRLVPGWTKPIIIGRHAFGDQYRAFNTKVDKPGTFTVTFTPDDGSEPMVHDVVKIPDGGGVIMGMYNFRRSIQDFARSSFKYALQQNYPVYLSTKNTILKGYDGMFKDEFQSIFDEEFKAEFDAKGLTYEHRLIDDMVASCLKWEGGYVWACKNYDGDVQSDTVAQGYGSLGLMTSVLLTPDGQTVEAEAAHGTVTRHYRQHQAGKPTSTNPIASIFAWTRGLEHRGKLDGTPAVIDFAETLEEVVIGTVEDGYMTKDLAVLIGTEQPWQTSEEYLATIADHLTKALR; via the coding sequence ATGTCGAAGATCAAGGTCGAAGGCACGGTGGTCGAACTCGACGGTGACGAGATGACCCGCATCATCTGGAAGCTGATCAAGGACACGCTGATCCTGCCTCACCTCGACGTGGACCTCGAGTACTACGACCTCGGCATCGAGCACCGCGACGAGACCGACGATCAGGTCACCATCGACGCGGCCAACGCCATCAAGAAGCACCACGTGGGCGTCAAGTGCGCCACCATCACCCCGGACGAGGCCCGCGTCGAGGAGTTCGGCCTCAAGCAGATGTGGCTCTCGCCCAACGGCACGATCCGAAACATCCTGGGCGGCACAATCTTCCGGGCGCCCATCGTGATCAAGAACGTGCCGAGGCTGGTGCCCGGCTGGACCAAGCCGATCATCATCGGCCGGCACGCGTTCGGCGATCAGTATCGGGCGTTCAACACCAAGGTCGACAAGCCGGGAACGTTCACCGTGACGTTCACCCCGGACGACGGCAGCGAACCGATGGTGCACGACGTGGTGAAGATCCCCGACGGGGGTGGCGTCATCATGGGCATGTACAACTTCCGCAGGTCGATTCAGGACTTCGCCCGGTCGTCCTTCAAATATGCTCTGCAGCAGAACTATCCGGTCTATCTGTCGACGAAGAACACCATTCTCAAGGGCTATGACGGGATGTTCAAGGACGAGTTCCAGAGCATCTTCGACGAGGAGTTCAAGGCGGAGTTCGACGCCAAGGGACTCACCTACGAGCATCGCCTCATCGACGACATGGTGGCGTCCTGCCTCAAGTGGGAGGGCGGTTACGTGTGGGCCTGCAAGAACTATGACGGTGACGTCCAATCCGACACCGTCGCACAGGGTTACGGCTCGCTGGGCCTGATGACCTCGGTGCTCTTGACCCCGGACGGTCAGACGGTGGAGGCCGAAGCCGCGCATGGCACCGTCACCCGGCACTACCGGCAGCACCAGGCGGGCAAGCCCACGTCGACGAACCCGATTGCGTCGATCTTCGCGTGGACGCGGGGCCTGGAGCACCGCGGCAAGCTGGACGGCACCCCGGCGGTGATCGATTTCGCGGAGACGCTGGAGGAGGTCGTCATCGGCACGGTCGAGGACGGCTACATGACCAAGGATCTCGCCGTGCTCATCGGCACCGAACAGCCGTGGCAGACCAGCGAGGAATACCTCGCCACGATCGCCGATCACCTGACGAAGGCTCTGCGTTAA
- a CDS encoding NADP-dependent isocitrate dehydrogenase translates to MTEQPTIIYTLTDEAPLLATYAFLPVVRAFAGAAGIDVKTSDISVAARILAEFSDYLTDEQRVPDNLSTLGELTQRPETNIIKLPNISASVPQLLAAIKELKAKGYDLPDYPGEPKNEEEKKLKERYGTCLGSAVNPVLREGNSDRRAPKAVKEYARKHPHSMSPWSQASRTHVATMNHGDFYHGEKSLTLDKNRTVKMVLETKRGETIVLKPEVKLDDGDVIDSMFMSKKALCDFYEEQMEDAYETGVMFSLHVKATMMKVSHPIVFGHAVKVFYKDAFAKHQKLFDELGVNVNNGLSDLYDKIETLPASQHEEIVRDLHACHEHRPELAMVDSAKGISNFHSPSDVIVDASMPAMIRLGGKMYGADGRTKDTKAVNPESTFSRIYQEIINFCKTHGQFDPTTMGTVPNVGLMAQKAEEYGSHDKTFEISEDGVANIVDADSGEVLLTQDVEAGDIWRMPVVKDAPIRDWVKLAVTRARDSGMPVVFWLDQERPHENELRKKVNAYLAEYDTEGLDISTMSQERAMRHTIERAMRGQDTIAATGNILRDYLTDLFPILELGTSAKMLSIVPLMAGGGLYETGAGGSAPKHVSQLVEENHLRWDSLGEFLALAVSLEDLGKKEGNQRSQILAKTLDAATGKLLDNNKNPSRKTGELDNRGSQFYLAMYWARELADQTEDKDLAEHFAPLAKTLADNEETIVAELNEAQGDSVDIGGYYYPDPEKVTAVMRPSKTFNAALESAQG, encoded by the coding sequence GTGACTGAGCAGCCGACCATCATCTACACGCTGACCGACGAGGCGCCGCTGCTTGCGACGTACGCCTTCCTGCCGGTGGTGCGGGCCTTCGCCGGTGCGGCGGGCATCGACGTGAAGACCAGCGACATCTCCGTGGCGGCCCGCATCCTGGCCGAGTTCTCCGATTACCTGACCGACGAGCAACGCGTGCCCGACAACCTCTCCACGCTCGGTGAGCTGACGCAGCGCCCGGAGACGAACATCATCAAGCTGCCGAACATCAGCGCGTCGGTGCCGCAGCTGCTGGCGGCCATCAAGGAGTTGAAGGCCAAGGGTTACGACCTTCCCGACTACCCGGGTGAGCCGAAGAACGAGGAAGAGAAGAAGCTCAAGGAGCGCTACGGCACGTGCCTCGGCAGCGCGGTGAATCCGGTTCTGCGCGAAGGTAACTCGGATCGTCGGGCCCCCAAGGCGGTCAAGGAGTACGCCAGGAAGCATCCGCACAGCATGAGCCCGTGGTCGCAGGCGTCACGCACCCACGTGGCGACCATGAACCACGGCGACTTCTACCACGGCGAGAAGTCGCTGACGCTGGACAAGAACCGCACCGTCAAGATGGTGCTGGAGACCAAGCGCGGCGAGACGATCGTGCTCAAGCCCGAGGTGAAGCTGGACGACGGCGACGTCATCGACAGCATGTTCATGAGCAAGAAGGCGCTCTGCGACTTCTACGAAGAGCAGATGGAGGACGCGTACGAGACCGGCGTGATGTTCTCGCTGCACGTCAAGGCGACGATGATGAAGGTCAGCCACCCCATCGTCTTCGGCCACGCGGTGAAGGTCTTCTACAAGGACGCGTTCGCCAAGCACCAGAAGCTGTTCGACGAGCTGGGGGTCAACGTCAACAACGGGCTGTCCGATCTCTACGACAAGATCGAAACGCTGCCCGCCTCACAGCACGAGGAGATCGTCCGGGACCTGCACGCCTGCCACGAACATCGGCCGGAGCTCGCAATGGTGGACTCCGCCAAGGGAATCTCGAACTTCCATTCGCCCAGCGACGTCATCGTGGACGCGTCGATGCCCGCGATGATTCGTCTCGGCGGCAAGATGTACGGCGCCGACGGGCGCACCAAGGACACCAAGGCCGTCAACCCGGAATCCACCTTCTCCCGGATCTACCAAGAGATCATCAACTTCTGCAAGACGCACGGCCAGTTCGATCCGACGACGATGGGCACCGTTCCCAACGTGGGCCTGATGGCGCAGAAGGCCGAGGAGTACGGCAGCCATGACAAGACCTTCGAGATCTCCGAGGACGGCGTCGCCAACATCGTCGACGCCGACAGCGGTGAGGTGCTGCTGACGCAGGACGTCGAGGCCGGCGACATCTGGCGCATGCCGGTGGTCAAGGACGCGCCGATCCGCGACTGGGTCAAGCTGGCGGTCACCCGCGCGCGTGACTCCGGTATGCCGGTGGTGTTCTGGCTCGACCAGGAGCGGCCGCACGAGAACGAGCTCCGCAAGAAGGTCAACGCCTATCTCGCCGAGTACGACACCGAGGGTCTCGACATCTCGACGATGAGCCAAGAGCGGGCCATGCGGCACACGATCGAACGGGCGATGCGCGGCCAGGACACCATTGCCGCCACCGGCAACATCCTGCGCGACTACCTCACCGATCTGTTCCCCATCCTGGAGCTCGGCACGAGCGCAAAGATGTTGTCCATCGTGCCGTTGATGGCCGGCGGCGGGTTGTACGAGACGGGGGCCGGCGGTTCCGCGCCCAAGCACGTCAGCCAGCTGGTCGAGGAGAACCACCTGCGCTGGGATTCTCTCGGTGAGTTCCTGGCGCTGGCGGTCAGCTTGGAGGACCTCGGCAAGAAGGAGGGCAACCAGCGGTCCCAGATCTTGGCCAAGACCCTCGATGCCGCGACCGGAAAGTTGTTGGACAACAACAAGAATCCGTCCCGCAAGACCGGTGAGCTCGACAACCGGGGGAGCCAGTTCTACCTCGCCATGTACTGGGCGCGCGAACTCGCCGACCAGACCGAGGACAAGGATCTGGCCGAGCACTTCGCACCGTTGGCGAAGACGCTGGCCGACAACGAGGAGACCATCGTCGCCGAACTCAATGAGGCGCAGGGTGATTCGGTCGACATCGGCGGCTACTACTACCCGGATCCGGAGAAGGTGACCGCGGTGATGCGGCCGAGCAAGACCTTCAACGCCGCGCTGGAGTCCGCGCAGGGCTGA
- a CDS encoding esterase/lipase family protein produces the protein MRRILAGTVVATAIALMTGCSSDKPSEPAPQPEKRTAAQAVVIVSGGDATSPFTTPDQACSTGLAAGNTDTALRESLLGRGYTVYTSPAMARRGQVADQTGFGPFGVCPVTLPENMTVDSTGSIDTAGEHLARFLTWLHTEKGVTDVDFVAHSMGGLYSRSAIRVLTTTNSPVHIRSLTTLGTPWQGSYLSDYANDIVPLTDCLGDKLCETAMTGFKAEVLRLMAGSGREVNQTYLMGKDGWNEFQAGVLDKIPVVLIGGKKFTAPAGRTANLAVWPNDGLVALRSAQAVDVDDPVLPHRRCYTFDDAHSIFVSNAAGLDWKVALTWDPQVFDAVHDAIEDAPKALEAPNREGCPA, from the coding sequence GTGCGACGAATCTTGGCGGGGACCGTGGTGGCTACGGCCATCGCGCTGATGACGGGCTGCAGCAGCGACAAGCCCAGCGAGCCGGCCCCACAACCCGAGAAGCGCACCGCCGCACAAGCCGTCGTGATCGTGTCGGGCGGCGACGCGACCAGCCCGTTCACCACCCCCGACCAGGCCTGCTCCACCGGTTTGGCGGCCGGGAACACCGACACCGCACTGCGCGAATCCCTGCTCGGGCGGGGCTACACCGTGTACACCTCACCGGCCATGGCCCGCCGCGGGCAGGTGGCGGACCAGACGGGTTTCGGCCCGTTCGGAGTCTGCCCGGTCACGCTGCCGGAGAACATGACCGTCGACTCCACCGGCAGCATCGACACTGCGGGTGAACATCTGGCGCGCTTCCTGACGTGGCTGCACACCGAGAAGGGCGTCACCGACGTCGACTTCGTCGCGCACTCGATGGGCGGGCTGTACTCACGATCCGCGATCCGGGTGCTGACCACGACCAACTCCCCGGTGCACATCCGCTCGCTGACCACGCTCGGCACACCCTGGCAGGGCTCCTACCTGTCCGACTACGCCAACGACATCGTGCCTTTGACCGACTGCCTTGGCGACAAGCTGTGCGAGACCGCGATGACCGGCTTCAAGGCCGAGGTCTTGAGGCTGATGGCCGGCTCGGGCCGCGAAGTCAACCAGACCTATCTGATGGGCAAGGACGGCTGGAACGAGTTCCAGGCCGGCGTGCTGGACAAGATCCCGGTCGTGTTGATCGGCGGCAAGAAGTTCACCGCGCCCGCCGGGCGGACCGCCAACCTCGCGGTCTGGCCGAACGACGGCCTGGTGGCCCTTCGCAGCGCGCAGGCCGTCGACGTCGACGACCCGGTCCTCCCCCACCGTCGCTGCTACACCTTCGACGACGCCCACAGCATCTTCGTCTCCAATGCCGCCGGGCTGGACTGGAAAGTGGCACTGACGTGGGATCCGCAGGTCTTCGACGCGGTGCACGACGCCATCGAGGACGCACCGAAGGCGCTCGAGGCACCCAACCGTGAGGGTTGCCCGGCCTGA
- a CDS encoding bifunctional o-acetylhomoserine/o-acetylserine sulfhydrylase, whose product MTNDIDPTANWAFETKQVHAGQTPDLATGARALPIYQTTSYAFRDTDHAAALFGLAEPGNIYTRIMNPTQDVVEQRIAALEGGVAALFLSSGQAAETFAILNIAGAGDHLVSSPRLYGGTYNLFHYTLPKLGIETTFVDDPDDLDSWRAAVRPNTKAFFGETISNPQIDVLDIPGVAGVAHENGVPLIVDNTIATPYLIQPIAHGADIVVHSATKYLGGHGTTIAGVIVDSGNFDWTASGRFPGFTTPDPSYHGVVFAELGPPAFALKARVQLLRDLGSAGSPFNAFLIAQGLETLSLRMERHVANAQRVAEFLSDHDGVVSVNYAGLPTSPWYELGKKLAPKGTGAVLAFELAGGIEAGKAFVNALTLHSHVANIGDVRSLVIHPASTTHAQLSPEEQLATGVTPGLVRLAVGIEGIDDILADLEQGFVAAKAVADASQSAVTV is encoded by the coding sequence GTGACCAATGACATCGATCCGACCGCCAACTGGGCGTTCGAGACCAAGCAGGTGCACGCCGGCCAGACCCCCGACCTCGCGACCGGTGCGCGGGCACTGCCGATCTACCAGACCACGTCGTACGCGTTCAGAGACACCGACCACGCCGCAGCACTGTTCGGCCTGGCCGAGCCGGGCAACATCTACACCCGCATCATGAACCCCACGCAGGACGTCGTCGAGCAACGCATCGCGGCCCTCGAAGGTGGCGTCGCGGCCCTGTTCCTGTCCTCGGGTCAGGCCGCGGAGACGTTCGCGATCCTCAATATCGCCGGCGCGGGAGATCATCTCGTCTCCTCCCCCCGGCTGTACGGCGGCACGTACAACCTCTTCCACTACACGTTGCCGAAGCTCGGCATCGAGACCACCTTCGTCGACGACCCCGACGATCTCGACTCGTGGCGGGCGGCCGTGCGGCCCAACACCAAGGCGTTCTTCGGGGAGACGATCTCCAACCCGCAGATCGACGTCCTCGACATCCCCGGCGTGGCGGGCGTGGCGCACGAGAACGGCGTGCCGCTGATCGTCGACAACACCATCGCGACCCCGTATCTGATTCAGCCGATCGCGCATGGCGCCGACATCGTCGTGCACTCGGCCACCAAGTACCTCGGCGGGCACGGCACGACGATTGCGGGCGTCATCGTCGACAGCGGCAACTTCGACTGGACGGCGAGCGGCCGCTTCCCCGGTTTCACCACCCCCGACCCGAGCTACCACGGCGTGGTGTTCGCCGAGCTCGGCCCGCCGGCCTTCGCGCTCAAGGCGCGGGTCCAGCTGCTGCGCGACCTAGGTTCGGCCGGCTCCCCGTTCAACGCGTTCCTCATCGCGCAGGGCCTCGAGACGCTGAGCCTGCGCATGGAGCGACACGTGGCCAACGCCCAGCGGGTCGCCGAGTTCCTCAGCGACCACGACGGCGTGGTGTCGGTCAACTACGCGGGACTACCGACGTCACCGTGGTACGAGCTCGGAAAGAAGTTGGCGCCCAAGGGAACCGGGGCCGTACTGGCGTTCGAGCTGGCCGGTGGCATCGAAGCGGGCAAGGCGTTCGTCAATGCGCTGACCCTGCACAGTCACGTCGCCAACATCGGCGACGTGCGGTCGCTGGTGATCCACCCCGCGTCGACGACGCACGCGCAGCTCTCCCCCGAAGAACAGCTCGCGACCGGCGTCACCCCCGGCCTGGTGCGGTTGGCCGTCGGCATCGAGGGGATCGACGACATCCTGGCCGACCTCGAGCAGGGCTTCGTCGCGGCGAAGGCGGTCGCCGATGCCTCTCAATCCGCGGTCACGGTGTGA
- the metX gene encoding homoserine O-acetyltransferase MetX: MTLTEHAPDAALATLPAEGEIGVVDIGSLTLESGVVLDDVSIAIQRWGELSTERDNAVVVLHALTGDSHITGPAGPDHPTPGWWDGVAGPGAPIDTSRWCAIATNVLGGCRGSTGPSSLAPDGKPWGSRFPAITVRDQVNADLAALSALGITQVAAVVGGSMGGARALEWIVGHPDTARAALVLAVGARATADQIGTQSTQVSAIKADPDWQHGDYHDTGRTPDTGIEIARRFAHLTYRGEAELDDRFANDGQGDEVPTTGGRYAVQSYLEHQGAKLARRFDAGTYVVLTDALSSHDVGRGRGGVAAALRRVTARVVVGGITSDRLYPLRLQQELADLLPTCTELNVVDSIYGHDGFLVETDAVYELIRQTLEFAST; this comes from the coding sequence GTGACGCTCACCGAACACGCTCCGGACGCCGCCCTCGCGACCCTGCCCGCCGAGGGTGAGATCGGGGTCGTCGACATCGGCTCGTTGACACTCGAGTCCGGCGTGGTACTCGACGACGTCTCCATCGCCATCCAGCGATGGGGGGAGCTGTCGACCGAACGCGACAACGCGGTCGTCGTGCTGCACGCGTTGACCGGCGACTCGCACATCACCGGTCCAGCGGGTCCCGATCACCCGACCCCCGGCTGGTGGGACGGCGTGGCAGGGCCCGGCGCACCCATCGACACCTCGCGTTGGTGCGCGATCGCCACCAATGTGTTGGGTGGCTGCCGCGGCTCGACGGGGCCCAGTTCGCTTGCCCCCGATGGCAAGCCGTGGGGTTCGCGCTTCCCCGCCATCACCGTCCGCGATCAGGTGAACGCCGACCTGGCCGCACTCTCGGCACTCGGCATCACCCAGGTCGCCGCGGTCGTGGGTGGCTCGATGGGTGGCGCCCGCGCCTTGGAGTGGATCGTAGGGCATCCCGACACCGCCCGTGCCGCACTGGTTCTCGCCGTGGGCGCCCGCGCCACGGCCGACCAGATCGGCACGCAGAGCACGCAGGTGTCGGCCATCAAGGCGGACCCGGACTGGCAGCACGGCGATTACCACGACACCGGCCGCACACCCGACACCGGCATCGAGATCGCCAGGCGCTTCGCCCATCTCACCTACCGCGGCGAAGCCGAGCTGGACGACCGCTTCGCCAACGACGGTCAGGGCGACGAGGTTCCGACGACCGGTGGCCGCTACGCAGTACAGAGTTATCTGGAGCATCAGGGCGCCAAACTCGCGCGGCGGTTCGACGCTGGCACCTACGTCGTGCTGACGGACGCGCTGAGCAGTCATGACGTCGGCCGCGGGCGAGGCGGCGTGGCGGCGGCGCTGCGCCGGGTGACGGCACGGGTGGTCGTCGGCGGCATCACCTCCGACCGGCTCTATCCGTTGCGATTGCAGCAGGAGCTGGCCGACCTGCTGCCGACCTGTACGGAGCTGAACGTCGTCGACTCGATCTACGGCCACGACGGGTTCCTCGTCGAGACCGACGCCGTCTACGAATTGATCCGCCAGACATTGGAGTTCGCGTCCACGTGA
- a CDS encoding class I SAM-dependent methyltransferase: protein MSADESRASAKVRQSLSFGEEAAAYERGRPSYPPEAIDWLLQDGARNVLDLGAGTGKLTVRLVERGLDVVAVDPIPEMLEVLSRSLPDTPALLGSAEEIPLPDSSVDSVLVAQAWHWFDPERAIKEVARVLRPGGRLGLVWNTRDERLGWVKDLGRIVGHEEDPFSRQVSLPHPFSGLERQQFEWTSYLTPQALIDLVASRSYCITSPAAVRSKTLEDVRELLRTHPALANATGLALPYITVGVRATLA from the coding sequence GTGAGCGCCGACGAGTCGCGCGCGAGCGCAAAGGTACGCCAGTCGCTGTCGTTCGGTGAGGAGGCCGCCGCCTACGAGCGGGGCCGCCCGTCCTATCCGCCGGAAGCCATCGACTGGCTGTTGCAGGACGGTGCGCGCAACGTCCTCGATCTCGGTGCGGGCACCGGCAAGTTGACGGTCCGGCTCGTCGAACGGGGCCTAGACGTCGTCGCGGTGGATCCCATTCCCGAGATGCTCGAGGTCCTCAGCCGGTCGCTGCCCGACACCCCTGCCCTGCTCGGCAGCGCCGAGGAGATTCCCCTGCCCGACAGCAGCGTCGACTCGGTTCTGGTGGCCCAGGCGTGGCACTGGTTCGACCCCGAGCGCGCCATCAAGGAGGTCGCGAGGGTGCTCCGTCCCGGCGGTCGACTCGGGCTGGTGTGGAACACCCGCGACGAACGCCTGGGTTGGGTCAAGGATCTCGGCCGCATCGTGGGCCATGAAGAAGACCCGTTCAGCCGTCAGGTCTCGCTGCCGCATCCGTTCTCCGGCCTGGAACGCCAACAGTTCGAATGGACGAGTTACCTGACGCCACAAGCGCTCATCGATCTCGTCGCCTCGCGAAGCTACTGCATCACCTCCCCGGCGGCGGTGCGCTCGAAGACGCTCGAAGACGTCCGGGAGCTGCTGCGCACCCATCCCGCGCTCGCGAACGCCACCGGGCTGGCCCTGCCCTACATCACGGTCGGAGTGCGGGCCACGTTGGCCTGA